The following are encoded in a window of Burkholderiales bacterium genomic DNA:
- the pmbA gene encoding metalloprotease PmbA, with the protein MERRAASDSFAYSLDALKEIVRDALAHAVARGATAAEAEASEATGQNVTVRRSEVETIEYNRDKGLGVTVYVGKQRGHASTSDLSGAAVRTAVQAALSIARLTASDEFAGLADPELLATEFPDLDLFHPWPIEVEEAIDLARRCEQAAFDADPRVSNSEGATVSAQQSHFAYGNTHGFLAGYPSSRHTLSCAVIAGKDDNMQRDDWYSVARAACDLEPVAQVGAKAGSRAARRLGARKIGTVQVPVLFEATVASSLLGHFVAAVSGGNLYRKQSFLLDSLGKQVFPRFVRIIDDPTVPRGLASSPFDDEGVATRLRAVVSGGSVQGYFLGTYSARKLGMKSTGNAGGNHNLIMESTGEDFPALLRKMGRGLLVTDLLGQGVNLVTGDYSRGAAGYWVENGEIAYPVQEVTVAGNLEEMFRHIVAIGTDVLVRGSRCCGSILLERMTVAGE; encoded by the coding sequence ATGGAACGACGAGCGGCAAGTGACAGCTTTGCTTACTCCCTCGACGCACTGAAGGAGATCGTGCGCGATGCGCTGGCGCACGCCGTTGCTCGCGGCGCGACGGCTGCCGAGGCAGAGGCCAGCGAGGCAACCGGGCAGAACGTGACGGTGCGCCGCTCTGAGGTGGAGACGATCGAATACAACCGCGACAAGGGGCTTGGCGTCACCGTTTACGTGGGAAAGCAGCGCGGGCACGCCAGTACCTCCGATCTGAGCGGCGCGGCGGTTCGCACCGCGGTGCAGGCCGCTCTGTCGATCGCACGGCTCACGGCATCGGACGAGTTCGCCGGACTCGCGGACCCTGAGCTGCTGGCCACCGAGTTCCCCGATCTCGACCTGTTTCACCCGTGGCCGATCGAAGTCGAGGAAGCGATCGATCTGGCCCGCCGCTGCGAGCAGGCGGCCTTCGACGCCGACCCCCGCGTGAGCAATTCCGAAGGCGCCACGGTATCGGCGCAGCAATCGCACTTCGCGTACGGAAATACCCACGGCTTCCTGGCCGGATATCCGAGTTCCCGTCATACGCTGAGTTGCGCGGTCATCGCCGGCAAGGACGACAACATGCAGCGCGACGACTGGTATTCGGTGGCTCGCGCGGCCTGCGACTTGGAGCCCGTGGCACAGGTGGGCGCCAAGGCGGGCAGCCGCGCGGCGCGCCGTCTGGGCGCGCGCAAGATCGGCACGGTCCAGGTGCCGGTGTTGTTCGAGGCAACGGTGGCCTCCAGCCTGCTCGGGCATTTCGTGGCGGCGGTAAGCGGCGGCAATCTGTACCGCAAGCAGTCGTTCCTGCTCGACAGCCTGGGCAAGCAGGTGTTTCCGCGGTTCGTGCGCATCATCGACGATCCCACGGTGCCGCGCGGTCTGGCGAGCAGTCCTTTCGACGACGAGGGCGTGGCCACGCGCTTGCGCGCAGTGGTCAGCGGTGGCTCGGTCCAGGGTTACTTTCTCGGCACCTATTCGGCGCGCAAGCTGGGTATGAAATCCACTGGCAACGCCGGCGGCAATCACAACCTCATCATGGAGTCCACCGGCGAGGATTTCCCGGCGCTGCTCAGGAAAATGGGGCGCGGGCTGCTGGTCACCGATCTCCTGGGGCAGGGCGTCAACTTGGTCACGGGAGACTATTCGCGTGGCGCCGCCGGCTACTGGGTCGAGAACGGCGAGATCGCCTATCCGGTCCAGGAAGTAACCGTCGCCGGAAATCTGGAAGAGATGTTCCGGCACATCGTCGCCATCGGCACCGACGTGCTGGTGCGGGGATCACGCTGCTGCGGCTCGATCTTGCTTGAAAGGATGACCGTCGCCGGCGAGTGA
- the yjgA gene encoding ribosome biogenesis factor YjgA encodes MDPLAEISKTQRKREMHALQALGEELVALSAGRLARIALPERLRDAIVEARRMSKWGARRRQLQYIGRLMREVDAGAIRAQLGAWKDAAARDTAVLHRAEYWRDRLLQETCALAELLERHPDADAQRVHTLVRNARQEATLLKPPKSARALFRLLHELFSKAD; translated from the coding sequence ATGGACCCGCTCGCCGAAATCAGCAAGACGCAGCGCAAGCGCGAAATGCACGCGCTCCAAGCGCTCGGAGAGGAACTGGTTGCGCTGTCCGCCGGGCGCCTTGCCCGCATCGCGCTGCCCGAAAGGCTGCGCGATGCAATCGTCGAAGCCAGACGCATGTCGAAATGGGGTGCGCGCAGGCGCCAACTGCAGTACATCGGGCGCCTGATGCGCGAAGTGGACGCAGGCGCGATCCGCGCCCAGCTCGGGGCGTGGAAAGACGCGGCCGCGCGCGACACCGCCGTGCTGCACCGGGCCGAGTACTGGCGCGACCGGCTGCTGCAGGAGACTTGCGCGCTGGCCGAACTGCTCGAGCGCCATCCCGATGCCGATGCACAGCGCGTGCACACCCTGGTGCGCAACGCCCGGCAGGAAGCGACGTTGCTGAAGCCGCCAAAAAGCGCGCGCGCGCTGTTTCGGTTGCTGCACGAGCTTTTCTCCAAGGCGGATTGA
- the mog gene encoding molybdopterin adenylyltransferase produces the protein MAHTEDLIIGLVSISDRASKGVYKDEGLPALQEWLSDAVINPIRFVSRLIPDEQPVIEATLKELADREGSHLILTTGGTGPAPRDVTPEATLNVAHKVMPGFGEQMRQISLHFVPTAILSRQVAVIRGGCLIINLPGQPKSIRETLEGLKDPEGRQIVHGIFAAVPYCLDLIGGPYVETREHICRAFRPKSAIRPKPAPA, from the coding sequence ATGGCTCACACCGAAGACTTGATCATCGGCCTGGTCTCCATCAGCGACCGGGCATCGAAAGGTGTCTACAAGGACGAAGGATTGCCGGCGCTGCAGGAATGGCTGAGCGACGCCGTGATCAATCCGATCAGGTTCGTTTCGCGGCTCATTCCCGACGAGCAGCCGGTGATCGAGGCGACCCTGAAGGAGCTTGCGGACCGGGAAGGCTCGCATCTGATCCTGACCACCGGCGGGACCGGCCCGGCGCCGCGCGACGTCACGCCGGAGGCCACCTTGAACGTGGCGCACAAGGTCATGCCGGGCTTCGGCGAGCAGATGCGCCAGATCAGTCTGCACTTCGTGCCCACTGCCATCCTGTCGCGCCAGGTGGCGGTCATTCGCGGCGGCTGCCTGATCATCAACCTCCCCGGGCAGCCCAAGTCCATCCGGGAGACGCTCGAAGGGTTGAAAGACCCCGAGGGCAGACAGATCGTGCACGGGATTTTCGCAGCGGTGCCGTATTGTCTCGACCTGATCGGCGGACCGTACGTCGAGACCCGCGAGCACATCTGCAGGGCGTTCCGGCCAAAATCGGCCATTCGTCCCAAACCGGCCCCCGCCTGA
- a CDS encoding carboxylesterase — MQPATTQSLLPAVEIETRSRPSHAVIWLHGLGADGNDFVPVVDALPLPRIGIRFVFPHAPMMPVTINGGFVMRAWYDVLDADFSQQDERGIRASQRAVEALIARETERGIPASRIVLAGFSQGGVMTLHVGLRYPKKLAGLMALSAYLPLANTVEKERSAANRPAPIFMAHGNRDPIIPIEAGWSARDQLLGLGYAVQWHEYDMPHCVCPEEIQDIGRWLQKVLL, encoded by the coding sequence ATGCAGCCCGCCACCACCCAGTCCTTGCTTCCCGCCGTCGAGATCGAAACCCGGTCGCGGCCCAGCCATGCGGTGATCTGGCTGCACGGCCTGGGCGCGGACGGCAACGACTTTGTCCCGGTCGTCGATGCCCTGCCGCTACCCCGCATCGGCATCCGCTTCGTATTCCCGCACGCGCCCATGATGCCGGTGACGATCAACGGCGGGTTCGTGATGCGCGCTTGGTACGATGTTCTCGACGCCGATTTCAGCCAGCAGGACGAACGCGGTATCCGAGCTTCCCAGCGGGCGGTGGAGGCGCTGATCGCGCGCGAGACCGAGCGCGGCATACCTGCCTCGCGCATCGTTCTGGCCGGGTTCTCGCAGGGCGGGGTGATGACCTTGCACGTAGGTTTGCGCTACCCGAAGAAGCTCGCGGGCTTGATGGCGCTGTCCGCGTATCTGCCCCTGGCCAATACCGTGGAGAAAGAGCGCAGCGCCGCCAACCGTCCGGCGCCGATCTTCATGGCGCACGGCAACCGCGATCCCATCATTCCCATCGAGGCCGGCTGGTCGGCCCGTGACCAGCTTCTCGGGCTCGGTTATGCCGTGCAGTGGCATGAGTACGACATGCCGCATTGCGTCTGTCCCGAGGAGATCCAGGACATCGGCCGGTGGCTGCAGAAGGTGCTGCTTTAG
- a CDS encoding MFS transporter yields the protein MEIRTKRQSLHEDVRPREVWAWAMFDFANSGYTTVVITAVFNAYFVAVVAQGAVWGTFAWTVALSFSYALIVLTAPVLGAYADVHAAKKPLLALSTAGCVLATAGLALVGPGDLTLGIALLVVSNFFYGSGENLIAAFLPEIAKGRALGKVSGWGWGLGYFGGLLTLAACLAYVTWAQAAGQGAAQFVPVTMLITSAVFLLASLPTFVLLRERAVPQAGAERANAFARTWDTVQHARRYQDLMRFLVCILFYQAGVQSVIALAAIYAQEAMGFGSRETILLVLLVNVTAMAGALAFGQFQDKLGHKATIALTLLGWLITIAVAWAAQTRGLFWIAANLAGLCLGASQSAGRALIGYLSPAQRRAEFFGLWGLAVKLSSIFGPLTYGVVSWLSGGDHRRALLTVGVFFIAGLLVLAGIDVRRGRRAARRAQREAFAAD from the coding sequence ATGGAGATCCGAACGAAGCGGCAGTCGCTGCACGAAGACGTGCGCCCGCGCGAGGTCTGGGCCTGGGCGATGTTCGACTTCGCGAATTCGGGCTACACCACGGTGGTCATCACCGCAGTATTCAACGCGTATTTCGTTGCCGTCGTGGCGCAGGGCGCGGTGTGGGGGACTTTCGCGTGGACCGTGGCCCTGTCTTTTTCCTACGCGCTGATCGTCCTCACGGCGCCGGTTCTCGGCGCGTATGCCGACGTGCACGCGGCGAAAAAGCCGCTGCTCGCCCTCAGCACCGCAGGCTGCGTTCTCGCCACGGCGGGCCTGGCGCTGGTAGGTCCCGGCGACCTGACGCTCGGCATCGCGCTGCTGGTCGTCTCGAACTTCTTCTACGGTTCCGGGGAAAACCTGATCGCGGCTTTTCTTCCCGAAATCGCGAAGGGCCGCGCGCTGGGCAAGGTCTCCGGCTGGGGCTGGGGGCTGGGCTATTTCGGCGGGTTGCTCACGCTCGCCGCCTGCCTGGCCTATGTGACCTGGGCGCAGGCGGCCGGTCAGGGCGCCGCGCAGTTCGTGCCGGTCACGATGCTGATTACCTCCGCAGTGTTCCTGCTGGCGTCGCTGCCCACCTTCGTGCTACTGCGCGAGCGCGCCGTGCCGCAGGCAGGCGCCGAACGCGCCAACGCATTCGCGCGCACCTGGGATACGGTCCAGCACGCGCGCCGCTATCAGGACCTGATGCGCTTCCTGGTGTGCATCCTGTTCTACCAGGCGGGCGTGCAATCGGTGATCGCGCTCGCGGCGATTTACGCGCAGGAAGCGATGGGCTTCGGCAGCCGGGAAACCATCTTGCTGGTCCTGCTGGTGAACGTCACCGCGATGGCGGGCGCACTCGCCTTCGGGCAGTTCCAGGACAAGCTCGGACACAAGGCGACGATCGCGCTGACCCTGCTCGGATGGCTGATCACGATCGCCGTGGCCTGGGCGGCACAGACTCGCGGGCTGTTCTGGATAGCGGCCAACCTCGCCGGCCTGTGCCTTGGTGCCAGCCAGTCCGCGGGGCGGGCTCTGATCGGCTATCTCTCCCCGGCCCAGCGCCGCGCGGAGTTCTTCGGCCTGTGGGGACTCGCGGTCAAGCTGTCCTCGATCTTCGGGCCGCTGACCTACGGCGTGGTCTCCTGGCTGAGCGGCGGCGATCATCGCCGCGCGCTCCTCACGGTTGGCGTGTTTTTCATTGCAGGTTTGCTGGTTCTCGCCGGCATCGACGTGCGACGCGGCCGGCGCGCCGCGCGGCGCGCGCAGCGCGAGGCGTTCGCCGCCGACTGA
- a CDS encoding CaiB/BaiF CoA-transferase family protein: MGPLSDIRVIELGQLIAGPFCTRILAEFGAEVIKVESPDGGDPLRQWRKLYQGTSLWWYVQARNKKSITVDLKAMEGQEIVRRLTQRADVVVENFRPGVMEKWGLGYDVLSRDNPGLVMVRLSGYGQSGPYRDRPGFGAIAEAMGGLRYVTGYPDRPPVRVGISLGDAVAAMYGVIGALMALRARQANGGRGQVVDVALYEAVFSLMESLLPEYDLTGFVRERSGASLPGIVPSNTYTTRDGKYIVVGANGDSIFRRLMTAIGRDDLANDPGLAKNDGRVHRAEELDRVIGDWCAARDLEAVLKILEEAEVPSGKIYDVADIARDPHYRARGMIAQATLPDGKPLKVPGIVPRLSDTPGAIRRLGPKLGEHTEAILADLGYERGQVQQLKNKGVI; encoded by the coding sequence ATGGGTCCGCTATCGGATATCAGGGTCATCGAGCTCGGCCAGTTGATCGCCGGCCCCTTCTGCACGCGTATTCTCGCCGAGTTCGGGGCCGAAGTGATCAAGGTCGAGTCGCCCGACGGGGGCGATCCGTTGCGCCAGTGGCGCAAGCTCTACCAAGGCACTTCGCTTTGGTGGTACGTGCAGGCGCGCAACAAGAAGTCCATCACCGTCGACCTCAAGGCCATGGAAGGCCAGGAAATCGTTCGCCGTCTGACCCAGCGCGCCGACGTGGTGGTGGAGAACTTCCGTCCCGGCGTGATGGAAAAGTGGGGACTGGGCTACGACGTTCTGTCGCGCGACAACCCGGGGCTGGTCATGGTGCGCCTGTCCGGCTACGGCCAGAGCGGACCGTACCGGGACCGGCCGGGTTTCGGCGCCATTGCCGAGGCGATGGGCGGTTTGCGTTACGTGACAGGTTATCCCGACCGGCCGCCGGTGCGCGTAGGCATCAGCCTGGGCGATGCCGTGGCCGCGATGTATGGCGTGATCGGCGCCCTGATGGCGTTGCGCGCACGGCAGGCAAACGGCGGGCGCGGGCAAGTGGTCGATGTCGCGCTCTACGAAGCGGTGTTCAGCCTGATGGAGAGCCTGCTGCCCGAGTACGACCTGACCGGTTTCGTGCGCGAACGCAGTGGAGCTTCGCTTCCCGGCATCGTGCCATCCAACACCTATACCACACGCGACGGCAAATACATCGTCGTCGGCGCCAACGGGGATTCGATCTTCAGGCGCCTGATGACGGCCATCGGACGCGACGATCTGGCGAACGACCCCGGGCTGGCGAAGAACGACGGGCGCGTGCACCGTGCCGAGGAGCTGGATCGGGTGATCGGCGACTGGTGCGCCGCGCGCGATCTCGAAGCGGTGCTGAAGATTCTCGAAGAGGCCGAGGTGCCATCCGGAAAGATCTACGACGTGGCGGACATTGCGCGCGATCCGCACTATCGTGCGCGCGGCATGATCGCGCAGGCGACGCTGCCCGACGGCAAGCCGCTCAAGGTGCCCGGAATCGTGCCCAGGCTGTCGGACACGCCCGGTGCGATCCGCCGGCTCGGCCCAAAGCTGGGAGAGCACACCGAGGCAATTCTCGCCGACCTCGGCTACGAGCGCGGGCAGGTGCAGCAACTGAAGAACAAGGGCGTCATCTAG
- a CDS encoding glutathione peroxidase translates to MSACPAVLDHAMKDLDGRPIDLCRFAGKVVLVVNTASYCGNTPQYKGLESLYEKYQDKGLVVVGFPANDFGGQEPGSAQEIKEFCELTYGVRFPMVEKTSVVPGKANPVFAELARMTGETPEWNFHKYLVSRDGRRAYSFSARTQPESIQVLSRIEELLAEKP, encoded by the coding sequence ATGTCCGCCTGCCCGGCAGTACTCGACCATGCGATGAAGGATCTGGACGGCAGGCCGATCGACCTGTGCCGGTTTGCCGGCAAGGTGGTGCTGGTCGTAAACACCGCCAGTTACTGCGGTAACACGCCCCAGTACAAAGGCCTGGAATCGCTCTACGAGAAGTACCAGGACAAGGGGTTGGTGGTGGTGGGCTTCCCCGCCAACGACTTCGGCGGCCAAGAACCCGGCAGCGCGCAGGAGATCAAGGAGTTCTGCGAGCTGACCTACGGCGTCCGATTTCCCATGGTCGAGAAGACGAGCGTCGTGCCCGGGAAGGCGAACCCGGTGTTCGCCGAGCTGGCAAGGATGACCGGTGAGACGCCCGAGTGGAACTTCCACAAATATCTGGTCTCGCGCGACGGCCGCCGCGCGTACAGCTTCTCCGCCCGCACCCAGCCCGAAAGCATCCAGGTGCTCTCGCGCATCGAAGAACTTCTCGCCGAGAAACCCTGA
- a CDS encoding amidohydrolase family protein, whose protein sequence is MLDLKIDNAVIYDGTGNAPKTGSVGVLDGRIAAVGNVTAPAARKLDAKGLALMPGIIDTHTHYDAQITWDAFANPSPALGVTTVVMGNCGFTIAPCRPQDRDLTMRNLTHVEGMSLEALRAGIDWGFESFPEYLEMLERKGVGPNVAVFVGHSGVRTFVMREEAPRRAATAEEIARMRAIVLEAMEAGACGFSTTRSYQHNGEAGIPMPSRLAAEQELERLSGALREIGKGLLMMTKASDTPIGWIESLAGLADRPYLVAALLHSNLTPEATFEDLQQIAEARARGRRLYGAVSVCPLNFEFTLHEPYVFEGLAAWQPLMKMDEPRVKTTLADPSFRQRLKDELAKRSRRMFTGEWDKAFVARVADPAHGRFEGRSIQALARQEDVHPVDFMLDLALSEDLDTLFTATLLNSDEDAVGRMLNDENAIVSLSDAGAHLTFLCDAGFGLHLLGHWVRERKAMPIERAVKKLTLEPAQLFGLRGRGSIAPGNWADLLLFDPATVGRGPSRRVYDLPAGASRIDTPALGVHGVWVNGQLIADAHGLRADAPRAGQVLRDFAA, encoded by the coding sequence ATGCTGGACCTGAAAATCGACAATGCCGTGATCTACGACGGCACGGGAAACGCGCCGAAAACAGGCTCCGTGGGCGTGCTCGACGGTCGCATCGCGGCAGTCGGCAACGTCACCGCGCCCGCGGCACGCAAGCTGGACGCCAAAGGCTTGGCGCTCATGCCCGGCATCATCGACACGCATACCCACTACGACGCGCAAATTACGTGGGATGCGTTCGCCAACCCTTCCCCCGCCCTCGGAGTGACTACGGTGGTCATGGGCAACTGCGGTTTCACCATCGCGCCGTGCCGCCCGCAAGACCGTGATCTTACGATGCGCAACCTGACGCACGTCGAGGGTATGTCGCTCGAGGCCCTGCGCGCCGGGATCGACTGGGGTTTCGAGTCCTTTCCGGAGTATCTCGAAATGCTCGAGCGAAAGGGTGTGGGGCCGAACGTGGCGGTGTTCGTCGGGCACTCGGGGGTGCGCACGTTCGTCATGCGCGAAGAGGCGCCCAGACGTGCCGCGACTGCCGAGGAAATCGCCCGCATGCGTGCCATCGTGCTCGAGGCCATGGAAGCAGGCGCCTGCGGTTTCTCGACCACGCGTTCGTATCAGCACAACGGCGAGGCGGGAATACCGATGCCGTCCCGGCTCGCCGCAGAGCAGGAGCTGGAGCGGTTATCGGGCGCACTGCGTGAAATCGGCAAGGGTTTGCTGATGATGACCAAGGCGTCCGATACGCCCATCGGCTGGATCGAATCGCTGGCTGGGCTGGCCGACCGGCCCTATCTGGTCGCGGCCCTGTTGCACTCGAATCTTACGCCTGAGGCGACCTTCGAGGATCTGCAGCAGATCGCCGAGGCGCGTGCCCGCGGGCGCCGCCTGTACGGCGCGGTTTCGGTGTGTCCGCTCAACTTCGAATTCACCCTGCACGAACCCTACGTGTTCGAAGGACTTGCCGCGTGGCAGCCGCTGATGAAGATGGACGAGCCACGGGTCAAGACGACGCTCGCGGATCCGTCGTTCCGGCAACGCCTCAAGGACGAGCTGGCCAAGCGCTCGCGCCGCATGTTCACGGGCGAATGGGACAAGGCCTTTGTGGCCCGGGTCGCGGATCCGGCCCACGGCCGTTTCGAAGGTCGGTCGATTCAGGCATTGGCCAGGCAAGAAGACGTGCATCCGGTGGACTTCATGCTCGATCTGGCTCTTTCGGAGGATCTGGATACGCTGTTTACTGCCACGCTCCTCAATTCCGATGAGGACGCGGTAGGCCGCATGCTCAACGACGAGAACGCCATCGTCTCGTTGTCCGATGCCGGCGCGCATCTCACATTCCTGTGCGATGCCGGATTCGGCCTGCACCTGCTCGGGCACTGGGTGCGCGAGCGCAAGGCCATGCCGATCGAACGCGCCGTGAAGAAACTGACCCTGGAGCCCGCGCAACTGTTCGGTCTCAGGGGCCGGGGCAGCATCGCACCGGGGAACTGGGCGGACCTGCTGCTCTTTGATCCGGCAACGGTCGGTCGCGGCCCGTCGCGCCGCGTGTACGACTTGCCGGCAGGCGCATCGCGTATCGATACGCCCGCGTTGGGCGTGCACGGCGTGTGGGTCAACGGACAGCTCATCGCGGATGCACACGGCCTGCGCGCGGATGCGCCTCGCGCCGGTCAGGTCCTGCGCGATTTCGCCGCTTGA
- a CDS encoding GreA/GreB family elongation factor — MSRAFIKEDSEDLASTELPERPLGNEPNYVTPEGLAMLRAKVEQLAAEHARLKQAAADFDKPRLAELERDLRYYQARVDSAIVVDVANEPADEVHFGATVRTEDEDGKVHSFTIVGEDEADAARGKVSWRSPLAKALIGARVGDTVTWNRPAGATTLEVLEIRYPRQRGQKT, encoded by the coding sequence ATGAGCCGCGCCTTCATCAAGGAAGACAGCGAAGACCTGGCGAGCACGGAGCTGCCGGAACGCCCGCTCGGCAACGAGCCGAACTACGTCACCCCCGAGGGGCTGGCGATGCTGCGCGCGAAGGTCGAACAGCTGGCGGCGGAGCATGCGCGGCTCAAGCAGGCCGCGGCGGACTTCGACAAGCCGCGTCTGGCCGAGCTGGAGCGCGATCTGCGCTATTACCAGGCGCGGGTGGACAGCGCCATCGTGGTCGACGTGGCAAACGAGCCCGCGGACGAAGTGCATTTCGGCGCCACGGTGCGGACCGAGGACGAGGACGGGAAAGTGCATAGCTTCACCATCGTCGGCGAGGACGAAGCGGACGCCGCGCGCGGCAAGGTGAGCTGGCGCTCCCCGCTGGCCAAGGCGCTCATCGGTGCGCGCGTCGGGGACACGGTGACCTGGAACCGGCCGGCCGGAGCGACCACGCTCGAGGTTCTGGAGATTCGCTATCCGCGCCAGCGCGGGCAAAAGACGTGA
- the arsS gene encoding arsenosugar biosynthesis radical SAM (seleno)protein ArsS (Some members of this family are selenoproteins.), whose amino-acid sequence MHATLPRLNEFRFPAIHRRRVRTLQANLGYKCNQACLHCHVNAGPGRTELMSREIAETVIEYLRTARIETLDLTGGAPELNPNFRFLVSAATELGLHVIDRCNLTVLEQADQEDLPEFLARYRVEIVASLPCYLEENVDRQRGSGVFDKSIRALRRLNALGYGRQGSGLTLNLVYNPQGPSLPPPQARLEQDYRRHLGVRYGIEFNQLFTLANMPIQRFGSMLVSRGQFGAYMQLLKDAYREENLDNLMCRSLISVDWLGYLYDCDFNQMLGLPLQLGNRARVHLRDLIGRDLDGHSITVRDHCFGCTAGQGSSCGGALRDD is encoded by the coding sequence ATGCACGCCACGCTGCCGCGACTGAACGAGTTCCGCTTCCCCGCCATCCATCGCCGCCGCGTACGGACACTGCAGGCCAATCTGGGCTACAAGTGCAATCAGGCCTGCCTGCACTGTCACGTCAATGCCGGGCCGGGGCGCACCGAGCTGATGTCGCGCGAAATCGCCGAAACCGTCATCGAGTATTTGCGCACGGCGCGCATCGAGACGCTCGATCTCACCGGTGGAGCCCCGGAACTGAACCCCAACTTCCGGTTTCTGGTGAGTGCCGCCACAGAGCTGGGACTGCACGTCATCGATCGATGCAACCTGACGGTTCTTGAACAAGCGGACCAGGAGGACCTGCCCGAATTCCTGGCGCGCTACCGAGTCGAAATCGTGGCTTCGCTGCCGTGCTACCTGGAGGAGAATGTCGACCGGCAACGGGGCAGCGGCGTGTTCGACAAGAGCATCCGCGCGCTGCGGCGGCTCAACGCCCTGGGATACGGCCGGCAGGGCTCCGGCCTGACGCTGAACTTGGTCTACAACCCGCAGGGGCCTTCGCTGCCGCCGCCTCAGGCCCGGCTCGAGCAGGACTACCGCCGCCATCTCGGCGTCAGATACGGCATCGAGTTCAACCAGCTCTTCACCCTGGCGAACATGCCGATCCAGCGCTTCGGCAGCATGCTGGTCTCCAGGGGCCAGTTCGGCGCGTACATGCAGTTGCTGAAGGACGCCTACCGAGAGGAAAACCTCGACAATTTGATGTGCCGCAGCCTGATCTCGGTCGACTGGCTAGGCTATCTTTACGACTGCGACTTCAACCAGATGCTGGGACTGCCGCTGCAACTGGGCAACCGCGCGCGCGTGCACCTGCGCGACCTGATCGGTCGGGATCTGGACGGCCACTCGATCACGGTGCGCGATCACTGTTTCGGCTGCACCGCGGGGCAAGGATCGTCGTGCGGCGGCGCGCTGCGAGACGACTGA